The following are encoded together in the Streptomyces flavofungini genome:
- a CDS encoding DHA2 family efflux MFS transporter permease subunit, whose amino-acid sequence MKGRPVRTGPLSPRAAVVVVYVAAMCMSGLDSTIVNPALFTIAEDFGRPVSAANAVETAFLVALALTLPVAGWLGDRCGTKRVFLGSLAVFTAASALCGLAQDLPTLIAARAAQGLAGGLLTPVGMTLLFRTYAPHERGKLAKALIVPTALMPALGPPLGGLLTEHASWHWLFFVNVPIGLAALLIGVLGLREHVEGTEGPFDRTGFWLATPGLGLLTYALGHGPAHGWSSPPVAAAAVLGALLLVAAVRHFRRAAEPLLRLGLFTDRDYGTASALAVLTAAGLMGLLFVFPLLYQAALGASALDAGLSVFPEALGLMLASQVVDRLLPRLGPRALTVPALLLATVVFALLGMPGVADDAWAVRLLMFLVGLVLGTAVLTVQLAGFESIAPPDMGQAMGLFQIVRTLGGAVGIALCAAVIGGGGHGGAPDAGPFRAAVWGTAALVAVGALVALRLPAEAPQPPPYEDGADDGVQAEGDAVAA is encoded by the coding sequence GTGAAGGGCCGTCCCGTACGCACAGGCCCGCTCTCGCCGAGAGCCGCCGTCGTGGTCGTCTACGTGGCCGCGATGTGCATGAGCGGCCTGGACTCCACGATCGTCAACCCGGCGCTCTTCACCATCGCCGAGGACTTCGGCCGTCCCGTCTCCGCCGCCAACGCCGTCGAGACGGCCTTCCTCGTCGCCCTGGCCCTGACCCTGCCCGTGGCGGGCTGGCTCGGCGACCGCTGCGGCACCAAGCGCGTGTTCCTCGGCTCCCTCGCGGTCTTCACCGCCGCATCCGCGCTGTGCGGCCTCGCCCAGGACCTGCCGACGCTCATCGCGGCCCGCGCCGCGCAGGGCCTCGCGGGCGGCCTGCTCACCCCGGTCGGCATGACCCTGCTGTTTCGGACCTACGCCCCGCACGAACGCGGCAAGCTGGCCAAGGCACTCATCGTGCCCACCGCCCTCATGCCCGCGCTCGGCCCGCCGCTCGGCGGTCTGCTCACCGAACACGCCTCCTGGCACTGGCTGTTCTTCGTCAACGTGCCCATCGGCCTGGCCGCCCTCCTCATCGGCGTCCTCGGCCTGCGCGAGCACGTCGAGGGCACCGAAGGACCCTTCGACCGCACCGGCTTCTGGCTGGCCACCCCGGGGCTCGGCCTGCTGACGTACGCCCTCGGGCACGGACCCGCACACGGCTGGAGCAGCCCGCCGGTGGCCGCCGCCGCAGTCCTCGGCGCGCTCCTCCTCGTCGCCGCGGTCCGTCACTTCCGCCGTGCCGCCGAACCCCTCCTGCGCCTTGGCCTGTTCACCGACCGGGACTACGGCACGGCCTCGGCGCTCGCCGTCCTCACCGCCGCCGGACTCATGGGCCTGCTCTTCGTCTTCCCGCTGCTGTACCAGGCGGCCCTGGGCGCCTCCGCGCTCGACGCCGGGCTCAGCGTGTTCCCCGAGGCGCTCGGCCTGATGCTCGCCTCACAGGTCGTGGACCGGCTCCTGCCGCGCCTCGGCCCCCGCGCCCTCACCGTGCCCGCGCTGCTCCTCGCCACCGTCGTCTTCGCCCTCCTCGGCATGCCCGGCGTCGCCGACGACGCCTGGGCCGTCCGGCTCCTGATGTTCCTGGTCGGCCTGGTCCTCGGCACCGCCGTACTCACCGTGCAGCTCGCCGGGTTCGAGTCGATCGCCCCGCCCGACATGGGCCAGGCCATGGGGCTCTTCCAGATCGTCCGCACCCTCGGCGGCGCCGTCGGCATCGCGCTGTGCGCGGCCGTGATCGGAGGCGGCGGCCACGGCGGCGCCCCGGACGCCGGACCGTTTCGGGCAGCGGTGTGGGGGACGGCGGCGCTGGTCGCGGTCGGGGCGCTGGTGGC
- a CDS encoding MbtH family protein produces the protein MSVTGDTPANPFDADGPTSTFVVLVNELRQHSLWPLFADVPDGWTVVYGPCPRAAALEWITARDAGALAR, from the coding sequence ATGTCCGTGACCGGCGACACCCCCGCCAACCCCTTCGACGCGGACGGCCCCACGAGCACCTTCGTCGTCCTCGTCAACGAACTGCGGCAGCACTCCCTGTGGCCGCTGTTCGCCGACGTGCCCGACGGCTGGACGGTCGTGTACGGCCCCTGCCCGCGCGCCGCCGCGCTGGAGTGGATCACCGCGCGTGACGCCGGGGCGCTCGCCCGGTGA